The DNA region CGGGGGAAGCCTCCTGAGATGCCTGGGGTGCTCCTGAGACCCTTGGGTGTCTCCTGAGACCCTTGGGTGCCTCCTGAGACCATTGGGTGCCTCCTGAGATACCTGGGGTCCTCCCCAGACCCTTGGGTTCCTCCTCAGACCCTTGGGTGCCTCCTAAGATACCTTGGGATCCTCCTGAGACCCTTGGGTTCCTCCTCAGACCCTTGGGATCCTCCTGAGATACCTGGGTTCCTCCTAAGATACCTTGGGACCCTCCTGAGACCCTTGGGTTCCTCCTCAGACCCTTGGCTTCCTCCTGAGATACCCAGGTTCCTCCTCAGACCCTTGGGTTCCTCCTCAGACCCTTGGCTTCCTCCTGAGATACCCAGGTTCCTCCTGAGATGCCTGGGTTCCTCCTCAGACCCTTGGCTTCCCTCTGAGATACCTGAGGTCCTCCTAAGACCCTTGGGTTCCTCCTGAGATACCTGGGTTCCTCCTGAGATACCCAGGTTCCTCCTGAGACCCTTGGGTTCCTCCTCAGACCCTTGGCTTCCTCCTGAGATACCTGAGGTCCTCCTAAGACTCTTGGTTCCTCCTGAGATACCCGAGTCCCTCCTGAGACCCTTGGCTTCCTCCTGAGATACCTGGGTTCCTCCTGAGATACCCAGGTTCCTCCTCAGACCCTTGGGTTCCTCCTCAGACCCTTGGCTTCCTCCTGAGACCCTTGGGTTCCTCCTCAGACCCTTGGGTTCCTCCTGAGATACCCAGGTTCCTCCTCAGACCCTTGGGATCCTCCTGACACCCTTGGGTGCCTCCTGAGACCCTTGGGTGCCTCCTGAGATACCTGGGGTCCTCCTGAGACCCTTGGGTGCCTCCTGAGACCATTGGGTGCCTCCTGAGACCCTTGGGTGTCTCCTGAGATGCCTGGGGTGCTCCTGAGACCCTTGGGTGCCTCCTGAGACCATTGGGTGCCTCCTGAGATACCTGGGGTCCTCCCCAGACCCTTGGGTTCCTCCTCAGACCCTTGGGTGCCTCCTAAGATACCTTGGGATCCTCCTGAGACCCTTGGGTTCCTCCTCAGACCCTTGGGATCCTCCTGAGATACCTGGGTTCCTCCTAAGATACCTTGGGACCCTCCTGAGACCCTTGGGTTCCTCCTAAGATACCCAGGTTCCTCCTCAGACCCTTGGGTGCCTCCTGAGACCCTTGGGTTCCTCCTCAGACCCTTGGGTTCCTCCTGAGATACCCAGGTTCCTCCTCAGACCCTTGGGTTCCTCCTCAGACCCTTGGCTTCCTCCTGAGATACCCAGGTTCCTCCTGAGATGCCTGGGTTCCTCCTCAGACCCTTGGGTTCCTCCTGAGATACCTGAGGTCCTCCTCAGACCCTTGGGTTCCTCTTCAGACCCTTGGGTTCCTCCTCAGACCCTTGGCTTCCTCTTCAGACCCTTGGGTTCCTCCTCAGACCCTTGGCTTCCTCCTGAGATACCTGAGGTCCTCCTAAGACTCTTGGGTTCCTCCTGAGATACCCAGGTTCCTCCTGAGACCCTTGGGTTCCTCCTGAGATACCTGAGGTCCTCCTCAGACCCTTGGGTTCCTCCTCAGACCCTTGGCTTCCTCCTCAGACCCTTGGCTTCCTCCTGAGATACCTGAGGTCCTCCTAAGACCCTTGGGTTCCTCCTGAGATACCCAGGTTCCTCCTGAGACCCTTGGGTTCCTCCTGAGATACCTGGGTTCCTCCTGAGATACCCAGGTTCCTCCTGAGACCCTTGGGTTCCTCCTCAGACCCTTGGCTTCCTCCTGAGATACCTGAGGTCCTCCTAAGACCCTTGGGTTCCTCCTGAGATACCCAGGTTCCTCCTGAGACCCTTGGGTTCCTCCTGAGACCCTTGGCTTCCTCCTGAGATACCTGAGGTCCTCCTAAGACTCTTGGGTGCCTCCTGAGATACCCGAGTTCCTCCTGAGACCCTTGGGTTCCTCCTGAGATACCTGGGTTCCTCCTGAGACCCTTGGGATCCTCCTGAGACCCTTGGGTTCCTCCTGAGATACCCAGGTTCCTCCTAAGACTCTTGGGTTCCTCCTAAGATACCCGAGTCCCTCCTGAGACCCTTGGGTCCCTCCTGAGACCCTTGGGGTCCTCCTGAGACCCTTGGGTTCCTCCCTAGATAagacccacagcacccacctggctccttccccccctcccccccaccccccccaccgcTCTTATGGACCCACGTATCTCCCCAGCGCTGTCCTCCAACCATGTTGATCCTCACCATCTACATCCTGACCTTCGCCGTGGGCTTCCCGGCCAACGTCTTCACCTTCGTCACCCTCCTGAGCAAGGCCCGGCGGCGCGTCTCCTCCTCCGACATCCTCCTCCTCAACCTGACGGCCGCcgaccttctcctcctcctcttcctccctttcaAGATGGTCGAAGCGGCCGCCAGCATGACCTGGCCCTTGCCCACGGTCCTCTGCCCCGTGGCCAACTTCTGCTTCTACTCCAGCATCTACATCAGCAGCCTCTTCTTGGCGGCCCTCAGCGTCGAGCGGTATCTTAGCGTCGTCTTCCCCCACCAATACAAGAACCGGAAAAGACCGGGGCAGGCGATGGCCGCCAGCGTTGTCCTCTGGCTGGTGGCCTGCTCTCATTGCTCCATCGTCTTCGTGGCCGAGTATCACGGCGCTAGGAACCCACAACCCGCAGCCAACGGCTCCACCGCGCTCGCCGGCTCCCACGGGTCCACGCTCAGCGGCTTCGCGGCTGGTGGCTCCCAGATGTCCGACGGCTTTGAGCCCAACGGCTTGACCATGGCCAACCCTGATGGCTTCATCTCCAGTGGCTCCAGCGGCTCCAATCCCAGCGGCTCCAGCGGCTCCAATCCCAGAGGCTCCAGCATCTCCAGTGGCTTCAGCGGCTCCAATCCCAGTGGCTCCAGAATTTCCAGTGGCTCCAGCGTCTCCAGCATCTCCAGCGTCTCCAGCGTCTCCAATCCCAGCATCTCCAGCATCTCCAGTGTCTCCAATCCCAGCGGCTCCAACCCCTTCACCCCCAACGGCGCCGACACCCCAGCCGTCGCCAGCCCCACCAACGGCTCCCAGGCCCCCAAGACCTACAAGTGCTACGACGACTTCTCGAAGGACCAGCTGAGCTTCGTCCTCCCGCTGCGCCTGGAGCTCTTCCTcgtcctcttcctcctgcccttcaCCATCACCGTCTTCTGCTACGTCAACTTCGTGCGGGCCCTCCTCGCCCGGCCAAACATCCCGCTGCGGAAGAAACAACGGGCCGTGGGCTTGGCCGTGGCCACCATGGTCAACTTTGGGGTCTGCTTCATGCCCTACAACGTCTCGCACGTGGTGGGCTTCGTGAGGAAGCAGAGCCCGCCGTGGCGGGTCTACGCTCTGCTCCTCACCAGCCTCAACGCCGCCCTCGACCCCGTCGTCTTCTACTTCTCCTCCACGGCGGTGCAGCGGGCCATGGCCGGGGTGGTGGTGGCCGCGTGGGGCAAGTTAGGGGGCGCGGTGGGCTGGTGCTATGGGGCGTGCTCTTCTGAGGCGTCCCAGGATGAGTCCGACGGCTCGTTCACATGAAGCTTCTGCCGGCGGGGTGGGGCGGGGTGGGGCGGGGACggtctgactttttttttgggcgggggagggcggggaATTTGATTGGGTGAGGCCAAAGTGGGGGGCGGATTCCAGGGGGCGGGGGAGGCTGAAGGGGTTTGGCCAACGGGGACGTTTCCAACGTCCTTGGAGGTCACGGCCAACGTGGCCCCATAGCATCAACCGATCCCGGGGCGGGGTAAAATCGCCAACATCTGCGGGGCCGTGGAGAACTAGGACCCACGGTGTGGGGTGATGACATCATCCGCGACGTCGCGGCGTCATCACCCACAGCTCGCGGGGCCGCGGACAACTTGGACCCCGAGTTTGAAGTCTGGGGTCTCCACGGGGGCCAAGATGGATGCTGTTCACGGCCTCCATGGGTCAAGGTCTCCGTGGGCCCGTGGCCGCCACGGGGCCGAGGGCGTCAGGAGGTCGAGGTCTCCGTGGGCCCGTGGTCGCCACAGGGCTGAGGGCGCCAGGAGGTCAAGGTCTCCATGGGTCGCCAGGAGGTCAAGGTCTCCGTGGGTCCGTGGTCGCCACAGGGCTGAGGGCGCCAGGAGGTCAAGGTCTCCGTGGGTCGCCAGGAGGTCAAGGTCTCCGTGGGTCCGTGGCCGCCACGGGGCCGAGGGCGTCAGGAGGTCGAGGTCTCCGTGGGTCGCCAGGAGGTCAAGGTCTCCGTGGGTCCGTGGTCGCCACGGGGCCGAGGGCGTCAGAAGGTCGAGGTCTCCGTGGGTCGCCAGGAGGTCAAGGTCTCCGTGGGTCCGTGGTCGCCATGGGGCCGAGGGAGTCAGGAGGTCAAGGTCTCCGTGGGCCCGTGGTCGCCACGGGGCCGAGGGCGTCAGGAGGTCGAGGTCTCCGTGGGTCGCCAGGAGGTCAAGGTCTCCATGGGTCCGTGGTCACCATGGGGCCGAGGGAGTCAGGAGGTCAAGGTCTCCGTGGGCCCGTGGTCGCCACGGGGCCGAGGGCGCCAGGAGGTCAAGGTCTCCGTGGGTTGCCAGGAGGTCAAGGTCTCCGTGGGTCCGTGGCCCGCACGGGGTTCAAGGCCTCCGTAGCCTCCTCGCCCCCTGACCTCTGCGCGTCGACAGCCGCCGTGGGTCAACAGCTGCCCTAGGGCCAAGGTGTCCGTGGGGCGGTGGCCTCTACACAGCCAAGGTGCGTGGTGGTTGGTGGCTTCCGTGGGGCGGCGGCCTCCGTGGGGCGGCGGCCTCTGTGGGGCGGTGGCCTCCATGGGGCGGCGGCCTCCGTGGGGCGGTGGCCTCTACACAGCCAAGGTCCGTGTTGGTTGGTGGCTTCTGTGGGGCGGTGGCTTCCGTGGGGTGGCGGCCTCCATGGGGCGGTGACCTCCGTGGGTTGGCGTTCTCTATTGCTTGATGGCCTCCGTGGGGCGGTGGCCTCTGTGGGGCGGCGACCTCCGTGGGGCGGCGGCCATCTTCTCCCCACTGTTGCCCCCCGAGAGCCCTGCCCCAAACACGAGCTATTTATTCCGGCCTGTGCTCCAAGCGTGGTCAATGCCGAAGTAGGGGGAGATCTGGACACCTGGCTCCACTtgtggggcaggatggggacacCCAGCTCCACTTGTGGggcgggatggggacacccGGCTCCACTTGTGGGGCGGGACGGGGACACCCGGCTCCACTTGTGGggcgggatggggacacccGGCTCCACTTGTGGGGCGAGGTGTGAGACCACGTGGACACCTAAGAGGTGATGGCTGGGGGTGGTGACTTCCTGGAGGTCTCAgtccacccccctcccccaccccccgcgccccctAGATGTGGGGGGAGGATGACGTCATCGCCACGCCCGGCTCCCCGCCACCCATGGCGCTCCGGCGCCATCTAGTGGCCCAGGGCTCTTAGCGCACCCATTGAGGGACGCTCCATGGGTGCTCCCCCACCCAACccaacccaccccaccccacacatCTGGGTCCCCTTtggtccccccccccaaaaaaaagggggtCCAGGAGGCCGGGCTCATTTTCCTATAGGTCTCATATGCAAATGAGGATGCAAATGagcctgaggaggaggaggaagaggcctCAACCCCGCCCGGACACCTGGGGGTCCCCGCCCCCCGacattttcctcctcccaccccaaattttcctcccccccccccctctttaGGGGGCATTTGGGGTGCGCCTGGGGGTATCACTGTAATTAGGAGTAATTAACGCCTccatttattattaattattaatccATTTATTAATCAACAGAGGCGTTCATTAATCCCCGGGGGgggcattaaaataataataataatgataaaaaaaagtagttgAGGAAATAAAACcgaaccaaaaataaaaattattttaaaaccccCGAAACGAGAAGAAAATGACCAAAAATCTGCACTaaagaacaacaaaaggaaattaattagGCATAACGAGCGCGGGCCGGCTGCTGTTTGACAAAGCGATCGTTAATCACGCCCCCGCTCACCCGGGGCAAGCGAAAGAATTTGCGTCGGCCAATCGAATTAGAATCCCGAGTGCGATTAATGCGTAAATGATTATTTAATAGGCCGGGCGTGAGTATCATTTGCATGTAATTAACGCAGCGATTAAAAACGTCGGCTAAATTGCGTTCCGCTGGTTTCAGACGTTAATTACGCTATTCGTTACCCGCACAGGGGCTCTAATTTGAGTCGAAAGTAGGCCCGGCGTTAATTACGCCCATGGCGCCCTGAGCTAATTTAGAATAATGAGTGGGCTAATAATTAATAATCGTTTAAAAAGCGGCGTTTGAGGTCGATAAATCTCGTGGACGGCGGCTTTGCCACCAGCAGGGCTCGTGGTGGGGAgcccgggacccccgcggggctccccggcCCTCCAGGCCCTGAGGGAGAATCGCCGAGTCATGAATCGTCGAATCGCCGAGTCATCGAATCGTCCAATTGTCGAGTCATCGAATCGTCCAATTGTCAAGTCATCAAATCGTCCAATTGTCAAGTCATCGAATCGTCCAATTGTCGAGTCATCGAATTGTCCAATTGTCGAGTCATCGAATCGTCCAATTGTCGAGTCATCAAATCGTCCAATTGTCAAGTCATCGAATCATCCAATTGTCGAGTCATCAAATCGTCGAATCATTGAATCGTCATCGAATCGTCAAATTGTCGAGTCATCGAATTGTCCAATTGTCGAGTCATCGAACTGCCGAATCATTGAATCGTCAAGTCATTGAATCATCATCGAATCGTCGAATTGTCGAGTCATCGAATCGTCCAATTGTCGAGTCATCGAATCGTCGAATCATTGAATCGTCATCGAATCGTCATCGAATCGTTGAATTGTCAAGTCATCAAATTGTCCAATTGTCGAGTCATCAAATTGTCGAATCATTGAATCGTCGAATCATTGAATCGTCAAGTCATTGAATCATCATCGAATCGTCGAATTGTCGAGTCATCGAATCGTCGAATTGTCGACTCATCAAATCGTTGAGTCATCAAATCGAGTCATTGAATCGAGTCATTGAATTGTCAAATTGTTGAATCATCGAATCATTCAATCGCTGAATCGTTGAATCGTCAAATCATTGAATCGTTGAATCATCAAATCATTGAATCGTTGAATCATCAAATTATCAAATCATTGAATTGTCAAATCATTGAATCATCGAATTGTCGAATCATCGAATCATCAAGTTATCGAATCGAGTCATTGAATCGtcgaatcatcgaatcattaAATCACTGGATCATCAAATTGTTGAATCATCGAATCGTCAAATTGGCGAAAGCCCTCCTCAAGTTCAAGCTCCAGGGCCAAAGCCCTCCTCAAGGCCAGAGACCTCCTCAAGGCCAAACATCTCCTCAAGTTCAAGCTCCAAGGCCAAAGACCTCAAGGCCAAAGATCTCCTCAAGGCCAAGCTCCAAGGCCAAAGCCCTCCTGAACTTCAAGCTCCAAGGCCAAAGATCTCCTCAAGGCCAGAGACCTCCTCAAGTTCAAGCTCCAAGGCCAAAGACCTCAAGGCCAAAGATCTCCTCAAGGCCAAAGATCTCCTCAAGGCCAAGGTCCAAGGTCAAAGGCCTCCTCAAGGCCAAAGACCTCAAGGCCAAAGATCTCCTCAAGGCCAAAGCTCCAAGGCCAAGCTCCAAGGCCAAAGCCCTCCTGAACTTCAAGCTCCAAGGCCAAAGATCTCCTCAAGGCCACAGACCTCCTCAAGTTCAAGCTCCAAGGCCAAAGATCTCCTCAAGGCCAAAGATCTCCTCAGGGCCAAGCTCCAAGTTCAAGCTCCAAGTTCAAGGTACAAGTTCAAGGTCCAAGGCCAAAGCCCTCCTCAAGGCCAAAGCCCTCCTCAAGGCCAAAGACCTCAAGGCCAAAGGCCTCCTCAAGGCCAAGGTCCAAGGCCAAAGACTTCAAGGCCAGAGACCTCAAGGCCAAAGATCTCCTCAGGGCCAAGCTCCAAGTTCAAGGTCCAAGTTCAAGCACCAAGGCCAAAGATCTCCTCAGGGCCAAGCTCCAAGTTCAAGGTCCAAGTTCAAGCGCCAAGGCCAAAGATCTCCTCAGGGCCAAGCTCCAAGTTCAAGGTCCAAGTTCAAGCTCCAAGGCCAAAGCTCCAAGGCCAAAGACCTCAAGGCCAAAGACCTCCTCAGGGCCAAGGTCAAAGGCCAAGCTCCAAGGCCAAGGTCAAAGGCCAAGCTCCAAGTTCAAGCTCCAAGGCCAAAGCCCTCCTCAGGGCCAAGGTCAAAGGCCAAGGTCAAAGGCCAAGCTCCAAGTTCAAGCTCCAAGGCCAAAGATCTCCTCAGGGCCAAGGTCAAAGGCCAAGGTCCAAGTTCAAGCTCCAAGGCCAAAGCTCCAAGGCCAAAGACCTCAAGGCCAAAGATCTCCTCAGGGCCAAGGTCAAAGGCCAAGCTCCAAGGCCAAGGTCAAAGGCCAAGCTCCAAGACCAAAGCCCTCCTCAGGGCCAAGGTCAAAGGCCAAGGTCAAAGGCCAAGCTCCAAGTTCAAGCTCCAAGGCCAAAGCCCTCCTCAGGGCCAAGGTCAAAGGCCAAGGTCAAAGGCCAAGGTCAAAGGCCAAGCTCCAAGTTCAAGCTCCAAGGCCAAAGCCCTCCTCAGGGCCAAGGTCAAAGGCCAAGGTCAAAGGCCAAGCTCCAAGGCCAAAGCCGTCCTCAAGCCAAGCTCGGAGCCCCCCAAGCCGGCAACGGCGCCGCCCAGCTCcgccccccaaccccaccctgGGGAGGcccggggggctctgggggccCTGGCCACGCCCACAAGGCCACGCCcacccggccccgccccggggggctctgggggccCTGGCCACGCCCACCCGGCCCCACcccggggggctctgggggccCTGGCCACGCCcacccggccccgccccagggggctctggggggccTGGCCACGCCCACAAGGCCACGCCcacccggccccgccccggggggctctgggggccCCACCCGGCCCCGCCCACAGAAGGCGCAGGGAGAGGCACCCTATGGGTGCTGTAGGGGAGGGGGCCCCTATGGCCGCCATATTGGGGGGGGGCGTCTATAGGTGCTTCATTGGGTGGGGTCGCCCATGGGTgccacggggggggggggtgtctatAGGTGCCTTatggggggccctatagctgctggggggggggcggacacttctataggtgcctcatggggggccctatagctgctggggggacacatgacacttctataggtgccttatggggggccctatagctgctgggggggggcggacacttctataggtgccctatggggggccctatagctgctggggggacacatgacacttctataggtgccttatggggggccctatagctgctgggggggggcggacacttctataggtgccctatggggggccctatagctgctgggggggggcggacacttctataggtgccttatggggggccctatagctgctgggggggggcggacacttctataggtgcctcatgggggccctatggctgctggggggacacatgacacttctataggtgcctcatggggggccctatagctgctgggggggggcggacacatctataggtgcctcatggggggcctatagctgctgggggggtggacacttctataggtgcctcatggggggccctatagctgctgggggggggcggacacttctataggtgcctcatgggggccctatagctgctggggggacacatgacacttctataggtgcctcatggggggccctatagctgctgggggggggcggacacttctataggtgcctcatgggggccctatagctgctggggggacacatgacacttctataggtgccctatgggggggccctatagctgctggggggacacatgacacttctataggtgcctcatggggggccctatagctgctggggggacacatgacacttctataggtgcctcatggggggcctatagctgctgggggggtggacacttctataggtgcctcatggggggccctatagctgctgggggggggcggacacttctataggtgcctcatgggggccctatagctgctggggggacacatgacacttctataggtgcctcatggggggcctatagctgctggggggacacatgacacttctataggtgcctcatgggggccctatagctgctgggggacacatgacacttctataggtgcctcatgggggccctatagctgctggggggacacatgacacttctataggtgcctcatgggggccctatagctgctgggggggggcggacacttctataggtgcctcatggggggcctatagctgctggggggacacatgacacttctataggtgcctcatggggggccctatagctgctggggggggtggacacttctataggtgcctcatgggggccctatagctgctggggggacacatgacacttctataggtgcctcatgggggccctatagctgctggggggacacatgacacttctataggtgcctcatggggggccctatagctgctggggggacacatgacacttctataggtgcctcatggggggccctatagctgctggggggggggcggacacttctataggtgcctcatgggggccctatggctgctggggggacacatgacacttctataggtgcctcatgggggccctatagctgctggggggacacatgacacttctataggtgcctcatgggggccctatagctgctggggggggggcggacacttctataggtgcctcatgggggccctatggctgctggggggacacatgacacttctataggtgcctcatgggggccctatagctgctggggggacacatgacacttctataggtgcctcatgggggccctatagctgctgggggggggcggacacttctataggtgcctcatgggggccctatagctgctgggggggggcggacacttctataggtgcctcatgggggccctatagctgctggggggacacatgacacttctataggtgccctatgggggggccctatagctgctggggggacacatgacacttctataggtgccttatgggggggccctatagctgctggggggacacatgacacttctataggtgcctcatggggggccctatagctgctggggggacacatgacacttctataggtgccttatgggggggccctatagctgctggggggacacatgacacttctataggtgcctcatggggggccctatagctgctggggggacacatgacacttctataggtgccttatgggggggccctatagctgctggggggatggacacttctataggtgcctcatggggggccctatagctgctgggggggggcggacacttctataggtgcctcatgggggccctatggctgctggggggacacatgacacttctataggtgccctatgggggggccctatagctgctggggggacacatgacacttctataggtgcctcatggggggccctatagctgctggggggggtggacacttctataggtgcctcatgggggccctatagctgctggggggacacatgacacttctataggtgcctcatggggggccctatagctgctggggggacacatgacacttctataggtgcctcatgggggccctatagctgctggggggacacatgacacttctataggtgcctcatggggggccctatagctgctggggggacacatgacacttctataggtgccctatgggggggccctatagctgctggggggacacgtgacacttctataggtgcctcatggggggccctatagctgctggggggacacatgacacttctataggtgccttatggggggggccctatagctgctggggggatggacacttctataggtgcctcatggggggccctatagctgctgggggggggcggacacttctataggtgcctcatgggggccctatggctgctggggggacacatgacaaTTCTATAGGTGCCCTAtgggggggccctatagctgctggggggacacatgacacttctataggtgcctcatggggggccctatagctgctgggggggtggacacttctataggtgcctcatgggggccctatagctgctggggggacacatgacacttctataggtgcctcatggggggcctatagctgctgggggggacacatgacacttctataggtgcctcatgggggccctatagctgctggggggacacatgacacttctataggtgcctcatggggggccctatagctgctgggggggggtggacacttctataggtgcctcatgggggccctatagctgctggggggacacatgacacttctataggtgcctcatgggggccctatagctgctggggggacacatgacacttctataggtgcctcatgggggccctatggctgctggggggacacatgacacttctataggtgcctcatgggggccctatagctgctggggggacacatgacacttctataggtgcctcatgggggccctatagctgctggggggacacatgacacttctataggtgcctcatgggggccctatagctgctggggggggggcggacacttctataggtgcctcatgggggccctatagctgctgggggggggcggacacttctataggtgcctcatgggggccctatagctgctgggggggggcggacacttctataggtgcctcatgggggggccctatagctgctggggggacacatgacacttctataggtgcctcatgggggccctatagctgctggggggacacatgacacttctataggtgcctcatggggggccctatagctgctggggggacacatgacacttctataggtgccctatgggggggccctatagctgctggggggacacatgacacttctataggtgcctcatggggggccctatagctgctggggggacacatgacacttctataggtgccttatgggggggccctatagctgctggggggatggacacttctataggtgcctcatggggggccctatagctgctgggggggggcggacacttctataggtgcctcatgggggccctatggctgctggggggacacatgacacttctataggtgccctatgggggggccctata from Pelecanus crispus isolate bPelCri1 unplaced genomic scaffold, bPelCri1.pri SCAFFOLD_401, whole genome shotgun sequence includes:
- the LOC142597040 gene encoding free fatty acid receptor 3-like, producing MLILTIYILTFAVGFPANVFTFVTLLSKARRRVSSSDILLLNLTAADLLLLLFLPFKMVEAAASMTWPLPTVLCPVANFCFYSSIYISSLFLAALSVERYLSVVFPHQYKNRKRPGQAMAASVVLWLVACSHCSIVFVAEYHGARNPQPAANGSTALAGSHGSTLSGFAAGGSQMSDGFEPNGLTMANPDGFISSGSSGSNPSGSSGSNPRGSSISSGFSGSNPSGSRISSGSSVSSISSVSSVSNPSISSISSVSNPSGSNPFTPNGADTPAVASPTNGSQAPKTYKCYDDFSKDQLSFVLPLRLELFLVLFLLPFTITVFCYVNFVRALLARPNIPLRKKQRAVGLAVATMVNFGVCFMPYNVSHVVGFVRKQSPPWRVYALLLTSLNAALDPVVFYFSSTAVQRAMAGVVVAAWGKLGGAVGWCYGACSSEASQDESDGSFT